One stretch of Actinacidiphila sp. DG2A-62 DNA includes these proteins:
- a CDS encoding helix-turn-helix domain-containing protein, with protein MERPADRRSRTAPRRLHHEPEAVTWAREKAGLTKRALAARVGISEQLMNEIESGRRSATPANLKKIADALNCPLVALERKRHSATPG; from the coding sequence GTGGAACGCCCCGCGGACCGCAGGTCCCGAACGGCCCCCCGCCGCCTGCACCACGAGCCCGAGGCAGTCACCTGGGCACGCGAGAAGGCCGGCCTGACCAAACGCGCCCTCGCCGCCCGCGTGGGCATCTCCGAACAGCTCATGAACGAGATCGAGTCCGGCCGGCGCAGCGCCACCCCCGCCAACCTCAAGAAGATCGCCGACGCCCTCAACTGCCCCCTCGTGGCCCTGGAACGCAAACGCCACAGCGCCACACCAGGCTGA